The region GCGAACGGCGGTGCGAACATGGCGCCGGGCAATCCGCCCCAGAGGACGACCCGGTCACTGCCGGCCAGCGGCCGGAGATCCTCAAGCGTCACATCGCCGACCGGAGCGGGCGTGAGGGCCTCGACGGCGTCGAAGCCCAGCGCGGCCAGCTTCGGCAGCAGCGGCCGCACGACGCCGTCGAGATGGACGGCGACGCGGATGCCCGCTTCGTGCAGCCGGTCCAGGCGGCGGCGGTAGCGGTCGGCCATGTGCAGGTCGAAGAGGCCGGCGAGGTTGTCGCCGGAGAGGTTGTCGGGAAAGTGGACCAGCGGCGGCTTGGCTTGGCAGACCGCGTCGAGGATGGGTTGTTCCTGAGCGTCGAGCAGGTCGAAGATGCGGCCCACGAGTTCCTCGTGGTCCATCAGCAGGTAGATGCCGTGTTCGAGGCCGGCCCATTCGTAGAGGAAGGCCGGCAGCGGGCTTCGCGGCAGGCCGACCGAGGGCAGGCCGTCGCATTGCGACCAGAGTTGACGGCGCTGGTGGTAGTCGTCGAGGTTGGCCGGTTCCAGATGTCGATGCTGGAGCACGTAGAGCAGGGTCTCCAGGTCGCGCTGGTCTTGAACGGGATGCCGCGTGATCGCCTCGGAGCAGCTCTCGGCCATGAACTGGCGGTGTTCGCGAAGCTCTCCGGCGGGAGTCTTCCAGAGTCGGACCGTTCGCTCGCCGTCGCGGATTTGCGAGAATTCGACGCCGTCGTAGCGCGGCTCGCCGAGCCAGAACCGTTCGTACCAGTAGTACGGCATGACGCCCAGTTCGCGGCAGAACGCCAGATGCGCCCGCTCGTCGCGGGCCAGGTCCGGCCGATGGGCGGCGAACCAGTAGTGCAGGTCGGCCGTCCAGACGACCCGGCGGGCGGGCTTGCCGTCGAGCATGTTCAGCAGCGATTCGAGCATCGCGTGGGCCTCGATAGAACCGCGATCAAGGGGACGGAAGGGACGGGCGGCGGCTGGTCCGCCCGTCCCGGTCCGCGTTGTTGTCGCTAGCAGCCCAGTTCCTTTGCCGTTTCGCCGATGGCTTCGTCGATGATGTCCATCGCCTTTTCGGCCACGTCGTTGGGCATGACGATGGGCGGGCTCATCCGCAGGATGTGGCCGGCGGGAATCCACGCGAGGCCCTTGGCGAAGGCCTTCTGGTAGACCATCTTGCCCGCCTGGTCGAACGGCTCCTTGGTCGCGCGGTCCTTGACCAGTTCGACGCCCATGAGGCAGCCCATGCAGCGGACGTCGCCGACGATCTTGTGATCCTGCTTCATCTTGGCGAGGCGTTTGTTGAAGAGGGCTTCGAGTTCCTTGGCGTGGGCGAGCAGGCCCTCCTCCTCGATGACCTCGATGGAGGCCAGGGCGGCGGCGCAGGCCATGGGGTTGCCGCCGTAGCTGGTGGAGGCGGAGATCTTGTCGACCGCTTCGGCGTAGTCCTTGCGGACGACCATGGCGGTGACGGGGAATCCGTTGCCGAAGCCCTTGCCGAGGGTCAGGACGTCCGGGACGACGTCCCAGTGCTCCAGGGCGTACCAGTAGCCGCAGCGGCCGATGCTGCAGAGGACCTCGTCGTCGACCAGGAGGATGCCCCGCTGATTGCACCACTTGCGGAGTTTGGGGAAGAAGTCATCGGGCGGGAAGACGCTGCCGGCCCAGCCCTGGATGGGTTCGAGGACGATTCCGGCGACCTGGCCGGTGGTGCCTTCGGTGATGTACTTGTCGTAGAACTCGAGGTACTTTTCAGTGTCGAGCGATCCGTCGGCGCGGGTCCACCACGGCCGGTAGGTGTCCGGGCGCGGGAGCATGTAGAAGCCGGGCATGCGGGTCGGGCCGTAGACGTTGTTCATCCGCGCCAGTGAGACGGCGCAGCCGCTCTTGCCGTGGAAATCGGCGAAGCAGGAGAGGAACTCGTGCTTGCCGGTGGCGGCGCGAGTGGTTCGGATGGCGGCTTCGACGGCGGTGGTGCCGGAGTCGTAGAGCTGGACGCCGCCGAAATCGCCGGGCAGGACCTCCATCATCTTTTCGAGCAGCTTGTGCTTGACCGGCGTGGTGAAGTCGTGTGCATTCATGAGGCGTTTGGCCCAGTGGGCGACGGCTTCGGAGACCTTGGGGTGGCAGTGGCCCAGCGTGGTCACGTAGATGCCGCTGGAGAAGTCGATGTACTTATTGCCGTCGAGGTCGGTCAGGGTGCAGCCCTGGCCTTCGTCGAAGACGACCGGGAAGAGTCGGACCTGGCCGGAGAGGCCCTTCATGATTTTGGCGGTGGCATCGTGCATCGCGTTGCTTTTGGGCCCGGGCGGCGGAACGGTGATCTTGGGCCACTCGTTCAGGTCGAGCTGATACGGGGTTGGATCGTACTTGCCGGTGCGTTTGGCGGTCGTTTTGCCGGCGGCGACGGTTTGCGTACCCATGAACGTATTCCTCCAGAAACTAGACCAGTTCTATTTCGATGCCTTTGTCACGGACCGCGGCCACCAGGTCGGCTGGGGCCTGGCGGTCGGTAATCCACAGGTCAATGAGGTCCCAGTTGGCCGCGGCGAAGGCGGCCCGCCGGGTGAGCTTACTGCTGTCGGCCAGCAGGATCCGCTTGGCGGCGGCATTGCACATCCGCTGGGTCAGGCGGGCGGACTCGGGATCGACGGTCCAGACTCCCGTCTCGACGTCGAGCCCGTCGGCTCCGAAGAAGGCCACGTCGGCGTAGACCTTGGCGAAGAACTCCTCGGTCAGCGGGCCGACCAGGTCGCCGCGGCCGTTTCGGATCTGTCCGCCAGTGAGAATGATTTTCCAGTTATTGTTCTGAGAGAGTTTGTTCACCAGGGGCAGGAAGAAGGTCAGGATGGTCAGATCCTGCTTGCCGGCCAGGTACTCAGCGAGCAGGTAGACGCTCGAACCGTTGTCCAGCAGGAGCACCTGGCCGTCCTTGACATGTTCGGCGGCGGCTGAGGCGATGCGCTCTTTGCGGTCGGCGTTGATTGTAAGTCGTTCTGGGAAGGCCACTTCGATAGCGACCTGGTCGACCGGCATGGCCCCGCCAGGCGTTCGGACGACGAGATTTCGGGCCTCGAGGGCGGTCAGGCCCCGGCGGACGGTGACGGCTGAGCAGTCGCACAGCTCAGCCAGCCGACCGACGGCCAAGCGTCCGGAGGAGCGGAGGTGCTTGAGGATTTCTTCTTCTCGATCAGTCATGGGCCGACCTGACGATCATTTCGATCATAATACCGATCATAATAATCATCCAGTCCGCAAGAATCAACTCGATTTCACCTTTAAGAGCGAGGACGACGCCGACTGCCTGACCTTTGAGGCGAAGTGAGCACGCGAAAGAACGCGGCTCAGGTCAGCGGTCGCTGAAGGCGCGGTAGAAGTAGTGCAGGAAGTAGGTGCCGAGGTCCCAGTAGCCGGGCCAGACGTTGGGGTCGTCGGCCAGGTAGGAGGGGAGCGTCCTGAATGCGACGTGGCCGTCGCCGTAGAGGGCGTTCATCCCGCCGGAGCGTTGGTGGATCCAGGTTGAGCGGTTCAGGATCAGGTCCGACCCGATGGCGTACGGCCCGGCATTGTCGGCGGCGGCGGTGACGAAGCGCGGCCAGCCGTTGTCGGCGGTCGCGGCGTCCGGCAGCGGCTGGTAGTTGGGAACCGCGACCAGGGCCTCGATGTGAGGGATCAGGTAGTTGTACGGGATGTGAAGCTGCTGGTCCTGCATTTGCGCGGAATCCGGGTTGTGCCAGAGCGGCAGGGCCTTTTCGATCGGGAGGACCTGCGGATCGGCGGCGCCCGTGTAGGCTGGGCAGTAGAACGCGGCGGGCTCGGCGACGAACCGGTCGGCGAAAAGGCGGCCGAAGTTCGCCCAACGGCCGGGCACGTACAGGTGCCAGACGGCGTGGTTGCCGTAGCCGTAGTGGTTGTAGTTGACCGGCAGGCGGTCGTCGTTGCCTTGGGCGAAGAGATGGCCGCCAAGGCCTATTTGTCGGAGATTGCTTCCACAGCCGGCGATCTGGGCCTGGCTGCGAGCGTG is a window of Phycisphaerae bacterium DNA encoding:
- a CDS encoding DeoR/GlpR transcriptional regulator, with protein sequence MTDREEEILKHLRSSGRLAVGRLAELCDCSAVTVRRGLTALEARNLVVRTPGGAMPVDQVAIEVAFPERLTINADRKERIASAAAEHVKDGQVLLLDNGSSVYLLAEYLAGKQDLTILTFFLPLVNKLSQNNNWKIILTGGQIRNGRGDLVGPLTEEFFAKVYADVAFFGADGLDVETGVWTVDPESARLTQRMCNAAAKRILLADSSKLTRRAAFAAANWDLIDLWITDRQAPADLVAAVRDKGIEIELV
- a CDS encoding prepilin-type N-terminal cleavage/methylation domain-containing protein, with product MKSFTLIELLVVVAIIAVLVAMLLPALGHARSQAQIAGCGSNLRQIGLGGHLFAQGNDDRLPVNYNHYGYGNHAVWHLYVPGRWANFGRLFADRFVAEPAAFYCPAYTGAADPQVLPIEKALPLWHNPDSAQMQDQQLHIPYNYLIPHIEALVAVPNYQPLPDAATADNGWPRFVTAAADNAGPYAIGSDLILNRSTWIHQRSGGMNALYGDGHVAFRTLPSYLADDPNVWPGYWDLGTYFLHYFYRAFSDR
- a CDS encoding aspartate aminotransferase family protein, whose product is MGTQTVAAGKTTAKRTGKYDPTPYQLDLNEWPKITVPPPGPKSNAMHDATAKIMKGLSGQVRLFPVVFDEGQGCTLTDLDGNKYIDFSSGIYVTTLGHCHPKVSEAVAHWAKRLMNAHDFTTPVKHKLLEKMMEVLPGDFGGVQLYDSGTTAVEAAIRTTRAATGKHEFLSCFADFHGKSGCAVSLARMNNVYGPTRMPGFYMLPRPDTYRPWWTRADGSLDTEKYLEFYDKYITEGTTGQVAGIVLEPIQGWAGSVFPPDDFFPKLRKWCNQRGILLVDDEVLCSIGRCGYWYALEHWDVVPDVLTLGKGFGNGFPVTAMVVRKDYAEAVDKISASTSYGGNPMACAAALASIEVIEEEGLLAHAKELEALFNKRLAKMKQDHKIVGDVRCMGCLMGVELVKDRATKEPFDQAGKMVYQKAFAKGLAWIPAGHILRMSPPIVMPNDVAEKAMDIIDEAIGETAKELGC